The proteins below come from a single Rhodanobacter sp. LX-99 genomic window:
- a CDS encoding FtsX-like permease family protein, whose amino-acid sequence MQILPILAALRRHRIAAFLIGMEIALACAILCNALFLISNRVDMMRVDSGVDQNRLVVLWLDGIDDTNATDLAARLRAGFAGIAGVESVAVGNAVPFTQRAGEMGFRVVADDPHYTQQGHFYVGGPEFAATLGLRLAQGRWFNPDEYGPMGEFLPESPSVMLDAAYAEKLWPGQDPLGKMVYTGENSYRVIGTYASLVRPDPSPDSQHNTLLVAGNPGKHLAGVYVLRTTPEQTDRVLRDARALMARVAPTVVVEKDFSGTMLALRHAFFAGDRAMAGLLVGVIAALLLVTALGIVGLASFWVQQRRRQIGIRRALGATRGDILHYFQTENFLIVSGGIVLGMLLAFALNLALMTNYELPRLPLYYLPVGALLLWALGQLAVLGPALRAAAVPPVVATRSV is encoded by the coding sequence ATGCAAATCCTGCCCATTCTCGCCGCCCTGCGCCGTCACCGCATCGCCGCGTTCCTGATCGGCATGGAGATCGCGCTGGCCTGCGCGATCCTGTGCAATGCACTGTTCCTCATCTCCAACCGTGTCGACATGATGCGCGTCGACAGCGGTGTCGACCAGAATCGCCTGGTCGTGCTGTGGCTGGACGGCATCGACGATACCAATGCCACGGATCTGGCCGCGCGCCTGCGTGCCGGTTTCGCGGGTATCGCCGGCGTGGAGTCGGTCGCCGTCGGCAATGCCGTGCCGTTCACGCAGCGCGCCGGCGAGATGGGCTTCCGCGTGGTCGCCGACGACCCGCACTACACCCAGCAGGGACACTTTTATGTCGGCGGCCCGGAATTTGCCGCCACGCTGGGTCTCAGGCTGGCGCAAGGGCGCTGGTTCAATCCGGACGAATACGGGCCGATGGGCGAATTCCTGCCCGAATCGCCGTCGGTCATGCTTGATGCCGCCTATGCGGAGAAACTGTGGCCAGGCCAGGACCCGCTGGGCAAGATGGTGTACACGGGCGAAAACAGTTATCGCGTGATCGGTACCTACGCTTCGCTGGTGAGGCCGGACCCGAGCCCGGACAGCCAGCACAACACCCTGCTGGTGGCCGGCAATCCCGGTAAGCATCTGGCCGGAGTCTACGTATTGCGCACGACGCCGGAGCAGACCGATCGGGTATTGCGCGATGCGCGCGCGCTGATGGCGCGTGTTGCACCGACCGTGGTCGTCGAGAAGGATTTCAGCGGCACCATGCTGGCGTTGCGGCACGCTTTTTTCGCTGGTGACCGTGCCATGGCTGGCCTGCTGGTCGGCGTGATCGCCGCCCTGCTGCTGGTCACCGCGCTGGGCATCGTCGGCTTGGCCAGCTTCTGGGTGCAGCAGCGGCGCCGGCAGATCGGCATCCGCCGCGCGTTGGGCGCTACCCGCGGCGACATCCTGCATTACTTCCAGACCGAGAACTTCCTGATCGTCAGCGGCGGCATCGTACTTGGCATGCTGCTGGCATTCGCGCTGAATCTCGCGCTGATGACGAATTACGAATTGCCGCGCCTGCCGCTGTACTACCTGCCGGTCGGCGCGCTGCTGCTGTGGGCGTTGGGTCAGCTGGCCGTACTTGGCCCCGCGCTGCGCGCAGCGGCGGTGCCACCGGTGGTGGCGACGCGGTCGGTATGA
- a CDS encoding ABC transporter permease gives MFTYYLDLALRSLKRNKMLTALMVIAIAVGIGASMTTLTVMYLLSGDPLPGKSGHIYYPQLDPETGADVRKVPPDLLDYISAHDLWQSGRADRQTMVMDGNIKVQPGGGQSPFMTTVVGTTSDFFPMFNVPFRYGGPWVAADEARGVRQVVISDVLNQRLFGGANSVGRSIVLNGASVQVVGVLDHWRPRPRFYLLAGARNSGGNTSYFYGKVHDVFLPLPTGLAINAGNFGWYTCWAKPDPMNLPTAPCESVALWVQLDTPAKAAAYRGYLTAYDAQQRELGRLTHPANTRMFSLSEWMAYQNVVPGDVKLQTWFAFGFLLVCLFNMVGLLLAKFLRRSGEIGVRRALGASRTAIFEQCLIEAGIIGLLGGVFGFLLTVLGLWLVRQQPVEYADIVTLNVPMFLLTFALAIVASLIAGAFPALRASRVAPALQLKTL, from the coding sequence ATGTTCACCTACTACCTCGACCTGGCCCTGCGCAGCCTGAAGCGCAACAAGATGCTCACCGCATTGATGGTGATCGCGATTGCGGTCGGCATCGGCGCCAGCATGACCACGCTGACCGTGATGTACCTCCTCTCCGGCGATCCGCTTCCGGGCAAGAGCGGCCACATCTATTACCCGCAGCTGGATCCGGAAACCGGCGCCGACGTACGCAAGGTGCCGCCGGACCTGCTCGACTACATCTCTGCGCACGACCTGTGGCAGTCGGGCAGGGCCGATCGCCAGACCATGGTCATGGACGGCAACATCAAGGTGCAGCCGGGTGGCGGGCAGTCGCCCTTCATGACCACCGTCGTGGGCACCACTTCGGACTTCTTCCCGATGTTCAACGTGCCGTTCCGCTATGGCGGCCCCTGGGTTGCCGCCGACGAGGCGCGCGGGGTGCGCCAGGTGGTGATTTCCGACGTGCTCAACCAGCGCCTGTTCGGCGGTGCCAACAGTGTCGGTCGCAGCATCGTGCTCAACGGAGCCAGCGTGCAGGTGGTCGGTGTGCTCGACCACTGGCGCCCGCGGCCGCGGTTCTACCTGTTGGCTGGTGCGCGCAATTCCGGCGGCAATACCTCTTATTTCTACGGCAAGGTGCACGACGTGTTCCTGCCGCTGCCGACCGGGCTGGCCATCAACGCCGGCAACTTCGGCTGGTACACCTGCTGGGCCAAGCCCGATCCGATGAACCTGCCCACCGCGCCATGCGAGTCGGTGGCGTTGTGGGTGCAACTGGATACGCCGGCCAAGGCCGCGGCTTATAGGGGTTACCTCACCGCCTACGACGCGCAGCAACGCGAGCTCGGCCGCCTGACTCATCCGGCCAATACCCGCATGTTCTCGTTGAGCGAATGGATGGCCTACCAGAACGTCGTGCCGGGCGACGTCAAGTTGCAAACCTGGTTCGCGTTCGGCTTCCTGCTGGTGTGCCTGTTCAACATGGTCGGACTGCTGCTGGCCAAGTTCCTGCGCCGCAGCGGCGAGATCGGCGTGCGTCGCGCGCTGGGCGCCTCGCGCACCGCCATCTTCGAACAGTGCCTGATCGAGGCCGGCATCATCGGGTTGCTCGGCGGTGTGTTCGGCTTCCTGCTGACCGTGCTCGGCCTTTGGCTGGTGCGACAGCAACCGGTGGAGTATGCGGACATCGTTACGCTGAACGTGCCGATGTTCCTGCTCACTTTCGCGCTGGCGATTGTCGCCAGCCTGATTGCCGGCGCCTTTCCGGCGTTGCGAGCCAGCCGGGTTGCGCCGGCTCTTCAGCTCAAGACGCTTTAA
- a CDS encoding FtsX-like permease family protein produces the protein MEIRPIFASLRKHRIPACLIVLEIALACAVLCNAVFMISQRVSDIHLGNAIDEPGIATVVLRGTDDKLVGSDIPRNLAALRGIAGVQAVAVTSTLPLSHNNWGWSFGLDPDATISDQKSHNVSLYFVGEGADQALGLRLLQGRFFNGDEYAGSKFDTAPLPETHVVVITQSLAKKLWPGQSALGKTLYSMPHYYTVIGVVADVLRPAIGTHSGPYTYDSTYYPLSADGSKGVLAYYLIRSAPQDRDRILREAEQTLAKLNPGAVTKGQTYSDIRNKYFADMSSMAWMLVLVCVVMLAVTAFGIVGLTSFWVGQRRRQIGIRRAVGATRGHIMQYFQTENLLLTTAGVAIGMGLAFGINVYLMQHYEMSRMPWYYLPGGALSLWLLGQASVFGPAQKAASVPPVVATRSV, from the coding sequence ATGGAAATCCGTCCGATCTTCGCCAGCCTGCGCAAGCACCGCATTCCCGCCTGCCTGATCGTGCTGGAAATCGCGCTGGCCTGCGCGGTGCTGTGCAACGCCGTGTTCATGATCAGCCAGCGCGTGTCCGACATCCACCTTGGCAACGCGATCGACGAACCGGGCATCGCCACGGTGGTTCTGCGCGGCACCGACGACAAGCTGGTCGGCAGCGACATTCCGCGCAACCTCGCTGCGCTGCGCGGCATCGCGGGCGTGCAGGCGGTGGCGGTGACCAGCACGCTGCCGCTCAGCCACAACAACTGGGGCTGGAGTTTCGGCCTCGATCCCGACGCCACCATCAGCGACCAGAAGAGCCACAACGTCTCGCTGTACTTCGTCGGCGAAGGCGCCGACCAGGCGCTGGGTTTGCGCCTGCTGCAGGGGCGTTTCTTCAACGGCGACGAATACGCCGGCAGCAAGTTCGACACGGCGCCCCTGCCGGAAACCCATGTGGTCGTCATCACCCAAAGCCTGGCCAAAAAGCTGTGGCCGGGACAGTCGGCGCTGGGCAAGACGCTGTATTCGATGCCGCACTACTACACCGTGATCGGCGTGGTGGCCGATGTGCTGCGCCCGGCGATCGGCACCCACTCCGGGCCGTACACCTACGACAGCACGTATTACCCGCTCAGCGCCGACGGTTCCAAGGGCGTGCTGGCCTACTACCTGATCCGCAGCGCGCCGCAAGACCGCGACCGCATCCTGCGCGAGGCCGAGCAGACGCTGGCCAAGCTCAACCCCGGCGCGGTGACCAAGGGCCAGACCTACAGCGATATCCGCAACAAATATTTCGCCGACATGAGCAGCATGGCGTGGATGCTGGTGCTGGTGTGCGTGGTGATGCTGGCGGTGACGGCGTTCGGCATCGTCGGCCTGACCAGTTTCTGGGTCGGCCAGCGGCGGCGGCAAATCGGCATCCGCCGCGCGGTCGGCGCCACGCGCGGCCACATCATGCAGTACTTCCAGACCGAGAACCTGCTGCTGACCACCGCCGGCGTGGCCATCGGCATGGGGCTGGCCTTCGGCATCAACGTCTATCTGATGCAGCACTACGAAATGTCGCGCATGCCCTGGTACTACCTGCCGGGCGGTGCGCTGTCGCTGTGGCTGCTGGGTCAGGCGTCGGTATTCGGGCCGGCGCAGAAAGCGGCCTCCGTGCCACCCGTGGTGGCGACGCGGTCGGTTTAA
- a CDS encoding ABC transporter permease, with translation MFAYYLDLALRSLRRNKVLTTLMVLALALGIGATITTLTVLRLLSGDPLPQKSAHLFYPQLDPNAKDGYIVGQTKPAPTMTYVDAMNLLHAHRAVRQAAMALSQAKILPQQGGKHPFFSDAVMTTADFFAMFDAPFQYGGGWTAADDDSGAQLVVIASFLNDKLFGGADSVGKTIRLNDRDFRIVGVLKPWAPQPRFYAQDLGGRSYGDGDAAFLPLRTARAIDMGPQDTECYAAVTDIKHLETAPCMWLGVWVELADDTAVADYRSFLSGYAQQQIAQGRFERPETALLDLMGWLRDQQVVPDDVRLQAGLAFGFLLICVVNTVGLLLAKCLRRSQEIGVRRALGATRREIFTQFMVEAAIVGMAGGVLGLLFAELGLLGIRHQPAEYASLAHLDLGMFFFTFVVALGASLIAGILPAWRACVLAPAPQLKAA, from the coding sequence ATGTTTGCCTATTACCTCGACCTGGCCCTGCGCAGTCTCAGGCGCAACAAGGTACTTACCACGCTGATGGTGCTGGCGCTGGCGCTGGGCATCGGCGCCACGATCACCACGCTGACCGTGCTGCGGCTGCTGTCCGGCGATCCGTTGCCGCAGAAGAGCGCGCATCTGTTCTACCCGCAACTCGATCCGAATGCGAAGGACGGCTATATCGTCGGACAGACCAAGCCGGCACCGACGATGACCTACGTCGATGCGATGAACCTTCTGCACGCGCACCGCGCCGTGCGCCAGGCGGCGATGGCGCTGAGCCAGGCGAAGATCCTGCCGCAGCAGGGCGGCAAGCACCCGTTCTTCAGCGACGCGGTGATGACCACGGCGGATTTCTTTGCAATGTTCGATGCGCCGTTCCAGTACGGCGGTGGCTGGACCGCCGCGGACGACGACAGCGGTGCGCAGCTGGTGGTGATCGCCAGCTTTCTCAACGACAAGCTGTTCGGCGGTGCCGACAGCGTGGGCAAGACCATCCGCCTGAACGATCGCGACTTCCGCATCGTGGGCGTGCTGAAACCGTGGGCGCCGCAGCCGCGCTTCTACGCGCAGGACCTGGGTGGCCGCAGTTACGGCGATGGCGATGCCGCGTTCCTGCCGCTGAGGACGGCCCGAGCCATCGACATGGGCCCGCAGGACACCGAATGCTACGCGGCCGTCACCGACATCAAGCATCTGGAAACGGCGCCGTGCATGTGGCTCGGTGTCTGGGTGGAACTGGCTGATGACACCGCCGTGGCGGACTACAGATCCTTCCTGTCCGGCTACGCGCAGCAGCAGATCGCGCAGGGCCGCTTCGAGCGGCCGGAGACGGCACTGCTCGATCTGATGGGATGGCTGCGCGACCAGCAGGTGGTGCCCGACGACGTGCGCCTGCAGGCCGGGCTGGCGTTCGGCTTCCTGCTGATCTGCGTGGTCAATACGGTCGGCCTGCTGCTGGCCAAATGCCTGCGCCGCTCGCAGGAGATCGGCGTGCGCCGCGCGCTGGGTGCCACCCGGCGCGAAATATTCACCCAGTTCATGGTCGAGGCGGCCATCGTCGGCATGGCCGGCGGCGTGCTGGGTCTGCTGTTCGCCGAACTCGGCCTGCTGGGCATCCGTCACCAGCCGGCGGAATACGCCAGCCTCGCCCATCTCGACTTGGGCATGTTCTTTTTCACCTTCGTCGTCGCCCTGGGCGCCAGCCTGATCGCCGGCATCCTGCCGGCCTGGCGCGCCTGCGTGTTGGCGCCGGCCCCGCAACTGAAAGCTGCCTGA
- a CDS encoding FtsX-like permease family protein, which translates to MELGPILSTLRRHKIPALLLILEIALTCAIVCNAVFLISQRLERNKMVSGVAEHELVQLQVANIGKPANAKARAQEDLALLRQVPGVTAAALVNQVPFTNSSSNTSIKLDPTQKLPTLNATMYMGESLIGTYGARLVAGRDFNADEYMDFDAMRSDPDLQNKVGSVIITQAMAERLWPGESALGKNIYLGETSVRVIGVMQALIRPSLFMGDDAAQWTMVFPLRMSTASASRYVLRTAPEQRDRVLEGAAKVLRKADPHRIILKKETLDDIRSDFFRNDRAMAGILVGVIVALLAVTALGIVGLASFWVAQRRRTIGVRRALGATRRNILNYFQTENFLLATIGIALGMVLAYGINLFLMLHYELPRLPAVYFPVGAIVLWLIGQAAVLGPALRAAAVPPVVATRSV; encoded by the coding sequence ATGGAACTCGGACCGATCCTCTCTACTTTGCGCCGGCACAAGATCCCCGCACTGCTGCTGATCCTGGAGATCGCGCTGACCTGCGCCATCGTCTGCAATGCCGTGTTCCTGATCAGCCAGCGCCTGGAACGCAACAAGATGGTCAGCGGCGTGGCCGAGCACGAGCTGGTGCAGCTCCAGGTCGCCAACATCGGCAAGCCGGCCAATGCCAAGGCACGCGCGCAGGAAGACCTGGCGCTGCTGCGGCAGGTTCCCGGCGTGACCGCGGCGGCGCTGGTCAACCAGGTGCCGTTCACCAACAGCTCGTCGAACACCAGCATCAAGCTCGACCCGACGCAGAAGCTGCCCACGCTCAATGCCACCATGTACATGGGAGAAAGTCTGATCGGGACCTACGGTGCACGGCTGGTGGCGGGGCGCGATTTCAATGCCGACGAATACATGGACTTCGACGCCATGCGCAGCGATCCCGACCTGCAGAACAAGGTGGGCTCGGTGATCATCACGCAGGCGATGGCGGAACGGTTGTGGCCCGGCGAGAGCGCGCTGGGCAAGAACATCTATCTCGGCGAGACATCGGTACGCGTGATCGGTGTGATGCAGGCGCTGATCCGGCCATCGCTTTTCATGGGCGATGACGCGGCGCAGTGGACGATGGTCTTCCCGCTGCGGATGAGCACCGCCAGCGCCTCGCGCTATGTGCTGCGCACGGCACCGGAACAGCGCGATCGCGTGCTGGAAGGCGCGGCCAAGGTGCTGCGCAAGGCCGATCCGCATCGCATCATCCTCAAGAAGGAGACGCTCGACGACATCCGCAGCGATTTCTTCCGGAACGACCGCGCGATGGCCGGCATCCTGGTCGGCGTCATCGTCGCGCTGCTCGCCGTGACCGCGCTGGGCATCGTCGGCCTGGCCAGCTTCTGGGTGGCGCAGCGCCGTCGCACCATCGGCGTGCGGCGTGCGCTGGGCGCGACCCGCCGCAACATCCTCAACTATTTCCAGACCGAGAACTTCCTGCTCGCCACGATCGGCATCGCTCTGGGCATGGTTCTGGCCTACGGCATCAACCTGTTCCTGATGCTGCACTACGAACTGCCGAGACTGCCGGCCGTCTATTTCCCGGTCGGCGCGATCGTGCTGTGGCTGATCGGGCAGGCGGCGGTGCTCGGTCCGGCGCTGCGCGCCGCGGCGGTGCCACCGGTGGTGGCGACGCGGTCGGTGTGA
- a CDS encoding ABC transporter permease — protein sequence MFGYYLDLALRSLRRNKALTALMVVAIALGIGASMTTLTVLHVLSGDPLPDKSGKLFYPQLDPQDMDGYKPQDDPPAQVSWIDGMALLHAKRARYQALMTGGAVPIQPAQSSIDPFFEDARYTSADFFPMFEVPFLYGQGWNAADDEAGARVAVLTRELNDKLFGGKDSTGQTLRMDDVAFRIVGVLDAWRPTPHFYDLNTGSYSSDEGVFVPLTTATDLKFARNGSTDCWGKGSGDNMKIATCTWLQFWVQLDTPADAAAYSEFLLNYSREQKTLGRFQRPANVRLPDLMGWLDYNKVVPSDVHLQAWLAFGFLLVCLVNTVGLMLAKFLRRSGELGVRRALGASRRSLFAQLLVEAGAVGLVGGIGGLLLALLGLWLVRRQPSDYAALAHLDLPMLLATFVSAVVASLLAGLLPAWRACLIPPALQLKSN from the coding sequence ATGTTCGGCTACTACCTCGATCTGGCACTGCGCAGCCTCAGGCGCAACAAGGCGCTCACTGCACTCATGGTCGTGGCGATCGCGCTGGGCATCGGCGCGTCGATGACGACACTGACCGTGCTGCACGTGCTGTCGGGCGATCCGCTGCCGGACAAGAGCGGCAAGCTGTTCTATCCGCAGCTGGATCCGCAGGACATGGACGGCTACAAGCCCCAGGACGATCCGCCGGCGCAGGTCAGCTGGATCGACGGCATGGCGCTGCTGCACGCCAAGCGCGCCCGCTACCAGGCGTTGATGACCGGCGGCGCCGTGCCGATCCAGCCGGCGCAGTCCTCGATCGATCCGTTCTTCGAGGACGCGCGCTACACCTCTGCCGATTTCTTCCCGATGTTCGAGGTGCCGTTCCTTTACGGACAAGGCTGGAACGCGGCCGACGACGAGGCCGGCGCGCGCGTGGCCGTGCTCACCCGCGAACTCAACGACAAGCTGTTCGGCGGCAAGGACAGCACCGGACAGACGCTGCGCATGGACGACGTGGCGTTCCGCATCGTCGGCGTGCTGGACGCCTGGCGGCCGACACCGCACTTCTACGACCTCAACACCGGCAGCTATTCCTCCGACGAGGGCGTATTCGTGCCGCTGACTACGGCGACGGACCTGAAGTTCGCCCGCAATGGCTCGACCGATTGCTGGGGCAAGGGCTCGGGCGACAACATGAAAATCGCCACCTGCACCTGGCTGCAGTTCTGGGTGCAACTGGACACGCCGGCCGACGCGGCCGCGTACAGCGAGTTCCTGCTGAACTATTCGCGGGAACAGAAAACGCTGGGCCGTTTCCAGCGGCCGGCCAATGTCCGCCTGCCCGACTTGATGGGCTGGCTGGACTACAACAAGGTGGTGCCCAGCGACGTGCACCTGCAGGCATGGCTGGCGTTCGGCTTCCTGCTGGTGTGCCTGGTCAACACGGTCGGGCTGATGCTGGCCAAGTTCCTGCGCCGCTCGGGCGAACTCGGCGTGCGGCGTGCACTCGGTGCTTCGCGTCGTTCGCTGTTTGCGCAGCTCCTGGTCGAAGCCGGTGCGGTCGGCCTGGTCGGTGGCATCGGCGGCCTGCTGCTGGCGCTACTCGGCCTGTGGCTGGTGCGCAGGCAGCCCTCGGATTACGCCGCGCTGGCGCACCTGGATCTGCCGATGCTGCTGGCGACGTTCGTCTCCGCCGTCGTGGCCAGCCTGCTGGCGGGCCTGCTGCCTGCCTGGCGGGCCTGCCTGATTCCGCCCGCGCTGCAACTGAAGAGCAACTGA
- a CDS encoding ABC transporter permease: protein MTLHPILAALRKHKAGTVLIALQIALTLAIVCNAVFIIGQRIDRVNRTTGLDEGDLFLVSQQWVGAPNADSTDGVEKLDAMQREDLAALRQLPDVASVAPINSLPLLNSSWTGSVSHKPGAQLGGKGNTRTAYYFTDEQMLSTLGVRLVAGRAFNAGDVQHQGFRDRRDRPVAIITQQLADKLFPKGDAVGKVMYTDGSNAPTTIIGVVARMQIPATGSWGNDFAWYSTLIPTRLDANFARYAVRAKPGRLDAAMRAVAPTLYKVNPMRVLDDDSVKPFSEIRARAYRADVGMAILMGVICLILLCVTAAGIVGLTSFWVGQRHRQIGVRRALGARKIDILRYFQIENLLIAGAGVVIGVLLSLGLNMWLMSHYEMTRIPLPYVLTGVLAMLAIGQAAVFAPARRASNVPPVVATRAA from the coding sequence ATGACACTGCATCCCATTCTTGCCGCACTGCGCAAGCACAAGGCGGGCACCGTACTGATCGCGTTGCAGATCGCGCTGACGCTGGCGATCGTGTGCAATGCGGTCTTCATCATCGGCCAGCGCATCGACCGCGTGAACCGCACCACCGGGCTGGACGAGGGCGACCTGTTTTTGGTCAGCCAGCAATGGGTGGGCGCGCCCAACGCCGACAGCACCGATGGCGTGGAGAAACTGGACGCCATGCAGCGCGAGGACCTCGCTGCCCTGCGCCAGCTGCCGGACGTGGCTTCGGTGGCGCCGATCAACTCGCTGCCCTTGCTCAACTCCTCCTGGACCGGTTCGGTTTCGCACAAGCCGGGCGCCCAGCTGGGCGGCAAGGGCAATACCCGTACGGCGTACTACTTCACCGACGAGCAGATGCTGTCCACATTGGGAGTGCGCCTGGTGGCTGGCCGCGCCTTCAATGCCGGCGACGTGCAGCATCAGGGTTTCCGCGACCGGCGCGATCGCCCGGTCGCCATCATCACCCAGCAGCTGGCGGACAAGCTGTTCCCGAAGGGCGACGCGGTCGGCAAGGTGATGTACACCGACGGCAGCAATGCGCCCACCACCATCATCGGGGTGGTGGCGCGCATGCAGATCCCCGCCACTGGCAGCTGGGGCAACGACTTTGCGTGGTACTCGACGCTGATACCGACCCGGCTGGACGCGAACTTCGCGCGCTATGCCGTGCGCGCCAAGCCCGGCCGGCTGGACGCCGCGATGCGCGCGGTGGCGCCCACGCTGTACAAGGTGAACCCGATGCGCGTGCTCGACGACGATAGCGTCAAGCCGTTCTCCGAGATCCGCGCCAGGGCCTATCGGGCCGACGTGGGCATGGCGATCCTGATGGGCGTGATCTGCCTGATCCTGCTCTGCGTCACCGCCGCCGGCATCGTCGGCCTGACCAGTTTCTGGGTCGGCCAGCGGCATCGGCAGATCGGCGTACGGCGTGCGCTGGGCGCCCGCAAGATCGACATCCTGCGCTACTTCCAGATCGAGAACCTGCTGATCGCCGGCGCCGGCGTGGTGATCGGGGTGTTGCTGTCGCTGGGCCTGAACATGTGGCTGATGAGCCACTACGAGATGACCCGCATCCCGCTGCCGTACGTGCTGACCGGCGTGCTGGCGATGCTGGCGATCGGCCAGGCTGCGGTATTCGCACCGGCGCGGCGCGCCTCCAACGTGCCGCCGGTCGTGGCGACGCGGGCGGCCTGA
- a CDS encoding ABC transporter permease produces MFSYYLELALRSLRRSPGLTALMVLAIGFGVAASMTTWSVFRAVSGDPIPWKSSQLFVPQIDNWGPNGRSDDGEPPNAMSYADAMALMRDHRAKRQSAMYQVSPSVVPAEAGKHPLNVSGHAVYGEFFPMLDVPFKYGSGWSESDDTNRATVVVISAKLNQKLFGGASSVGKTVNIEGKDYRVVGVLDDWNPQPRFYDVVNTGGFSTTGDDVFLPFLTAIQTSMPNDGNTNCNAVPEESGFVGLQHSECVWIAYMAELDGAAAATSYRNYLNDYSREQQQAGRFRWAPNSRLRDLPAWLDNQHVVPSDTKVSLLVALGLLLVCLVNTVGLLLAKFLRRSGEIGVRRALGAQRAAIYAQFLTEAGIVGLAGGVLGLLLTGAGVASVGWVLPRDIAALARVDVSLLLLTLLVAVVATMLAGLYPTFRASRVQPAWQLKSN; encoded by the coding sequence ATGTTCAGCTACTACCTCGAATTGGCGCTGCGCAGCCTCAGGCGCAGTCCGGGCCTGACCGCGTTGATGGTGCTGGCGATCGGCTTCGGCGTGGCCGCGTCGATGACGACCTGGTCGGTGTTCCGTGCGGTATCGGGCGACCCGATCCCGTGGAAGTCGTCGCAGCTGTTCGTGCCGCAGATCGACAACTGGGGGCCGAACGGCCGCAGCGACGACGGCGAGCCGCCGAACGCGATGAGCTACGCCGACGCGATGGCGCTGATGCGCGACCATCGCGCGAAGCGGCAGTCGGCGATGTACCAGGTCTCGCCGTCGGTGGTGCCGGCGGAGGCCGGCAAGCACCCGCTCAACGTCAGCGGCCATGCGGTATATGGCGAGTTCTTCCCGATGCTGGACGTGCCGTTCAAGTACGGCAGCGGCTGGAGCGAAAGCGATGACACCAATCGTGCGACGGTGGTGGTGATCAGCGCCAAGCTCAACCAGAAGCTGTTCGGCGGCGCCAGCAGCGTGGGCAAGACCGTCAACATCGAGGGCAAGGATTACCGCGTGGTCGGCGTGCTCGATGACTGGAACCCGCAGCCGCGCTTCTACGACGTGGTCAACACCGGCGGTTTCTCGACCACCGGCGACGACGTGTTCCTGCCGTTCCTCACGGCCATCCAGACGTCCATGCCGAACGACGGCAACACGAACTGCAATGCGGTGCCCGAGGAGTCGGGTTTCGTCGGCCTGCAGCATTCCGAGTGCGTGTGGATCGCCTACATGGCCGAGCTGGACGGTGCCGCGGCGGCGACTTCCTATCGCAATTACCTCAACGACTACTCGCGCGAACAGCAGCAGGCCGGGCGTTTCCGCTGGGCGCCGAACAGCCGCCTGCGCGATCTGCCGGCATGGCTGGACAACCAGCACGTGGTGCCCAGCGATACCAAGGTGTCGTTGCTGGTGGCGCTGGGGTTGCTGCTGGTGTGCCTGGTGAACACGGTGGGCCTGCTGCTGGCGAAGTTCCTGCGCCGCAGCGGCGAGATCGGCGTACGTCGCGCGCTGGGCGCGCAGCGCGCCGCGATCTACGCACAGTTCCTCACCGAGGCCGGCATCGTCGGCCTGGCGGGTGGCGTACTGGGCCTGTTGCTCACCGGGGCGGGCGTGGCCAGCGTGGGCTGGGTGCTGCCCAGGGACATCGCCGCGCTGGCGCGGGTGGACGTGTCGCTGCTGCTGCTCACCCTGCTTGTGGCCGTGGTCGCCACGATGCTGGCCGGCCTGTATCCGACCTTCCGTGCCTCGCGCGTGCAGCCCGCATGGCAGTTGAAGAGCAATTGA